The DNA region CGCCAAAGTCGGCTCCTTCAGCTTTATAGAAGTTTACAGAGCGTTCTCACAGGACGCGGCACTGGCGGCTGTCGGCTCATCTACCATCTTTAGCAAGGGCGAAATTGCGTTAATCTTCGGTCTCTTCCTGGTCGCCTTTGGCGTTAAGGCCGGGATGTTCCCGCTTCACGTGTGGGCGCCCGATGCCTACAGCGAGACCAACCAGAGCTACACCGCGATGTTCAGCGGCGTCCTCAGCAAGACTGGCGTTTACGGATTTATCCTCATCTACATGCTCATAGGCTACCGCCTGCTCTACGAATTCGGAACGATTAGAACCGTCCCCAAGT from Thermococcus sp. Bubb.Bath includes:
- a CDS encoding proton-conducting transporter membrane subunit, coding for EIMTFGSFMMVLKYNREASLKYFVLSVIGAYAMLIAIGIIYAKVGSFSFIEVYRAFSQDAALAAVGSSTIFSKGEIALIFGLFLVAFGVKAGMFPLHVWAPDAYSETNQSYTAMFSGVLSKTGVYGFILIYMLIGYRLLYEFGTIRTVPK